The Pseudoalteromonas carrageenovora IAM 12662 DNA window GCTCAAGCTCTGTAATGTAGGTATCATCTACAGCGTAGGTTTTAATTATTTGAGCGCCTTTAATAATACCTTGCACTTGGCTTTGTAAATAATCATCTTGTGCAATTGAGCCTTCCACCGTGGTGCCAGCGGTAATTTTTTGCCCGTACACCTGCTCGGTAAGTTCACGGTAGGCTTCAAGCTTTGACGCTTTAATTGCCATTAACTGTTTTTGCGATAAATTAGCACCACTTTGCAAACTTATAGGCGCATAGCCTACTGCTTTTAAAACAGGATAATTATTTGGCTCTACGTATTTGTACTCAACATGTTTATCAAAAATACTGCTACAGCCACTTAAGCTTAAACACCCAAGTGTAATTAATAATGAAATTACTCGCATAGCACATCGCCCTTAAAAAACTAATTACAGCAATCTATGCACGTTTAATGCCATTTATAAGCTAAACAATGCGCTGAAATAACATTGGTACAGTCCTTGCTCTAAACACCTTACTAGCTAAAGTTTAATTGGAGTAAGAGTATGAAGTCGTTTTTATCATTGGCATTTGCAGGCTTAAGTGCAACTGCTTTATTAACGTTTTCGGCTTTTACTAAAGCACAGTGGTATGAATCTACAGGCCATGCACAAATTCAAAATGGCGATGTAGCAGCGGCTAAATCAGCGGCTATTAAAGATGCCATAACTCAAGCTCTTGTATTCTCAGGAGCACGTGTAAGCTCTGTGCAAACCTTGGTAGATGGCGTTTTAATGCAAGATCAGCTCAAAATTAGCAGCCATGGAGAAATTCAAAAAATAGAGCTAGTAAGCGAAGACCGCCACAGCAGTAAATTTGCAATTACCCTACGTTTAGATATTTTTGCTCAAGCACAGCAATGTCCACAAAATAGCTTTAATAAATTTATAGCGGTCACTCAAAGCCGCCTTGTGCATCGCGAGCATGCCATGATGGGTCAAATATTTGACGTAAATAAAGCAATTAGCAAAAATATATTTACCGCACTGCAAAAATCAAAAATGAGTGCTATTCCTATCGCTTATTATAATAACGCGATTAGTGTAGATAAATATTTTTCGCAGCAGCACGACTACTCAAATGCGCAACTAGAAGAAATAGCATCACGAAGTAACGCTCAATATGTATTGCTTAGCCAAATAACGGATTTATCAACCAGTGATAAACTAAATAACGATTACGCATTTTGGCAAGATGAAGCTTATCAACGAGGTTACAACATTGAGTTTGTATTATTTGATGGCACAACATACGAACAACTTTGGCAAAATAGCTATCACACTAAAGCAATTTGGCCATTTGAAAAAACGACAATTATTGACGTGAACTCTGATAGGTTTTGGCAATCACCTTACGGGCAAAGCATAACCGAACTAAATCAGTCGGTAAGTTACGATATTCAAGCAGCTATGGCGTGTTTGCCAACTCAAGGTAAAATAATGCACATGGAAAATAGCAAAATAGTGATTAACCTAGGTAAAGCGCACGGGCTTAAAAAAGGCCAGATGCTAAGCATTGCACATCATAACTACTTAACCGATGCCCAAGGTAATACCATGCCCCACACTATTACAACACTTAACACCATTCGTGTAGAGCAGCTTTATCAGCAAAGCGCAATTGCAATTAGCATCGACGACAAGCCGTTACCAGGTGTGCAAATTAATGATGTGGTAGAAATAATCAGCCAAGATCTTTAAATAGCTTAATTAAGCTTTTCACTCAATTTAGCTTTTAAATTTGGGTGCTTAGTTAACCACTCACCTAATTGCTCAACACCCGA harbors:
- a CDS encoding flagellar assembly protein FlgT — translated: MKSFLSLAFAGLSATALLTFSAFTKAQWYESTGHAQIQNGDVAAAKSAAIKDAITQALVFSGARVSSVQTLVDGVLMQDQLKISSHGEIQKIELVSEDRHSSKFAITLRLDIFAQAQQCPQNSFNKFIAVTQSRLVHREHAMMGQIFDVNKAISKNIFTALQKSKMSAIPIAYYNNAISVDKYFSQQHDYSNAQLEEIASRSNAQYVLLSQITDLSTSDKLNNDYAFWQDEAYQRGYNIEFVLFDGTTYEQLWQNSYHTKAIWPFEKTTIIDVNSDRFWQSPYGQSITELNQSVSYDIQAAMACLPTQGKIMHMENSKIVINLGKAHGLKKGQMLSIAHHNYLTDAQGNTMPHTITTLNTIRVEQLYQQSAIAISIDDKPLPGVQINDVVEIISQDL
- a CDS encoding LPP20 family lipoprotein, with the protein product MRVISLLITLGCLSLSGCSSIFDKHVEYKYVEPNNYPVLKAVGYAPISLQSGANLSQKQLMAIKASKLEAYRELTEQVYGQKITAGTTVEGSIAQDDYLQSQVQGIIKGAQIIKTYAVDDTYITELELNMKRVHDLYIGEVKPREVKKVTYY